In one Shinella zoogloeoides genomic region, the following are encoded:
- a CDS encoding YdeI/OmpD-associated family protein translates to MAPVEIDPAHVREFPDQETFYRWLGENHDRAPEVWIKVHKRGSGLASITPEEAIEVVLCWGWIDGIRKGLDEKSFFQRYSPRGRKSVWSKKNVETVGRLVEDGRMTAHGMKHVEAAKVDGRWDKAYGSGKDLAIPPDLQAAIDAEPAAKDMLGRLTEQNRFALAFRIHNLKTEAARKRRIDAFVEMLKRGETIYPQKRK, encoded by the coding sequence ATGGCGCCTGTGGAAATCGACCCCGCCCATGTCCGCGAATTTCCCGATCAGGAAACCTTCTACCGCTGGCTCGGCGAGAACCACGACCGTGCGCCCGAGGTCTGGATCAAGGTCCACAAACGCGGCTCGGGCCTTGCGTCCATCACGCCGGAAGAGGCGATCGAGGTGGTGCTCTGCTGGGGCTGGATCGATGGCATCCGCAAGGGGCTGGACGAGAAGAGCTTTTTCCAGCGCTACAGTCCGCGCGGACGCAAGAGCGTGTGGAGCAAGAAGAACGTCGAGACGGTCGGACGGCTGGTCGAGGACGGCCGGATGACCGCGCACGGAATGAAGCATGTCGAGGCCGCCAAGGTGGATGGCCGCTGGGACAAGGCCTATGGCAGCGGCAAGGACCTGGCGATACCGCCCGACCTTCAGGCCGCCATCGACGCGGAGCCGGCGGCGAAGGACATGCTCGGCAGGCTGACGGAGCAGAACCGCTTCGCCCTTGCCTTCCGCATCCACAACCTCAAGACGGAAGCTGCCCGCAAGCGCAGGATCGACGCCTTCGTGGAGATGCTGAAGCGCGGCGAAACGATCTACCCGCAAAAGCGGAAATAA
- a CDS encoding glycoside hydrolase family 25 protein: protein MRLSVLTAVLLGCASLVGCASSSSPETVLAIKPSRETTSSVTKGGGPVPEVAVGQSQVKADDAQEMLAWAGPVPETQVFESVAKKAAIPADRPAEAVIGDEPLTEGRSRKGSRVYSQRFRDAHPINFGKRAPKHYQVHGVDVSRWQGDIDWMKLRTQGANFAFIKATDGGDHLDPMFQKNWRRAKEAGIRRGAYHFFYWCRVASSQAEWFIRNVPKDPDALPPVIDAEYNGESSCKKRLTRAQYVEKIQVFSDMLERHYGKRPIIYTAPDFYADNLSGELKNHPFWLRSVAAHPSKRYPNRRWLFWQYSGSGLSHGVDGKIDLNVFSGSVNDWHNWLNGQS from the coding sequence ATGCGTCTTTCGGTCCTTACAGCGGTCCTCCTCGGTTGCGCTTCCCTCGTTGGGTGCGCCTCGAGCTCGAGCCCGGAAACCGTCCTTGCGATCAAGCCATCGCGCGAGACGACGAGTTCGGTCACCAAGGGCGGCGGCCCGGTTCCCGAAGTCGCGGTCGGCCAAAGCCAGGTGAAGGCGGACGATGCGCAGGAAATGCTCGCCTGGGCCGGGCCGGTGCCGGAAACCCAGGTTTTCGAAAGCGTGGCCAAGAAGGCGGCGATCCCGGCAGACCGTCCCGCCGAGGCGGTGATCGGGGATGAGCCGTTGACGGAAGGCCGTTCGCGCAAGGGCTCTCGCGTCTACAGCCAGCGGTTCCGCGATGCCCACCCCATCAATTTCGGCAAGCGCGCGCCGAAGCACTACCAGGTGCACGGCGTCGACGTCTCGCGCTGGCAGGGCGACATCGACTGGATGAAGCTGCGCACGCAGGGCGCCAACTTCGCTTTCATCAAGGCGACCGACGGCGGCGACCATCTCGACCCGATGTTCCAGAAGAACTGGCGTCGGGCCAAGGAGGCGGGCATCAGGCGGGGCGCCTACCATTTCTTCTACTGGTGCCGCGTCGCAAGCTCGCAGGCCGAATGGTTCATCCGCAACGTGCCGAAGGATCCCGATGCGCTGCCGCCGGTCATCGACGCCGAATACAACGGCGAATCGAGCTGCAAAAAGCGGCTGACGCGCGCACAGTATGTCGAGAAGATTCAGGTCTTCTCCGATATGCTGGAACGCCACTACGGCAAGCGGCCGATCATCTATACGGCGCCAGACTTCTATGCAGACAACCTTTCGGGTGAACTCAAGAACCATCCGTTCTGGCTGCGCTCCGTCGCCGCCCATCCCTCCAAGCGCTATCCGAACCGCCGCTGGCTGTTCTGGCAGTATTCGGGATCGGGCCTGTCGCACGGCGTCGACGGCAAGATCGACCTCAATGTCTTCTCGGGCAGCGTCAACGACTGGCACAACTGGCTGAACGGCCAGTCCTGA
- a CDS encoding helix-turn-helix domain-containing protein produces MLFKAKVLEGIASGAVTVAFRRWTRPTVRAGGTLRTAVGVLAIDSVETLPLEAISNTDIRAAGYASRAALERDLRPEGSLYRIAFHVAGEDPREKLRENDTLDAAETAALEGQLARLDRTKPWTRAVLSLIAERDGHTATEMAERLGVEKLVLKRKIRQLKDLGLTESLAAGYRLSPRGRAFLDGNRQGT; encoded by the coding sequence ATGCTGTTCAAGGCGAAAGTGCTTGAAGGGATCGCGAGCGGCGCGGTGACGGTCGCCTTTCGGCGGTGGACCAGGCCGACCGTCCGGGCCGGCGGCACCTTGCGGACCGCCGTGGGCGTTCTTGCCATTGACAGCGTCGAGACCCTTCCGCTTGAAGCCATTTCCAACACCGACATCCGCGCGGCCGGCTATGCCTCCCGCGCGGCGCTGGAGCGCGACCTTCGGCCGGAGGGTTCGCTGTACCGCATCGCCTTTCATGTCGCGGGCGAGGATCCGCGGGAAAAACTGCGCGAAAACGATACGCTCGATGCGGCCGAAACCGCTGCCCTCGAAGGGCAGCTTGCGCGGCTCGACCGCACGAAGCCCTGGACCCGCGCCGTTCTTTCCCTGATCGCCGAAAGGGACGGGCACACCGCCACCGAGATGGCGGAACGGCTCGGCGTGGAGAAGCTGGTGCTCAAGCGAAAGATCAGGCAGCTCAAGGATTTGGGGCTGACGGAAAGCCTTGCCGCCGGCTACCGGCTTTCGCCGCGCGGACGGGCGTTCCTTGATGGCAATCGTCAAGGAACATGA
- a CDS encoding urocanate hydratase, whose protein sequence is MPRPNPRHPNYPIPSGPVLRAKGWRQEALLRLLENVLSVGEDPDNLIVYAALGKAARNWAAHKAIVKALTEMDEDQTLVIQSGKPVGLLKTHAKAPLVIMANCNIVGQWAKAEVFYELQRKGLICWGGLTAGAWQYIGSQGVIQGTYEIFMRIAEKRFDGSLAGRFILTAGLGGMGGAQPLAGRMAGAAILCVDIDPARAAARKAVGYLEHVAPDLDTALSMIDEAVNEKRATSIGLVGNAAEIYPEIARRGIVPDIVTDQTSAHDLVYGYVPKGMSLDQVKGLRDDGQGQLMAASRASIVEHVSAMLEFQKRGSEVFDNGNLIRTQAREGGVDNAFDIPIFTEAYLRPLFARAIGPFRWMALSGEESDIARIDDLVLEMFPDNRIVTNWIRLARENVPFEGLPARIAWLGHGERTALALAVNKLVAAGELNGPIAFSRDHLDAGAMAHPNIMTERMKDGSDAIADWPLLDAMLLSSSMADLVVVHSGGGGYAGYMTSCGVTLVADGTADGAERLEHALTNDTSLGVIRYADAGYEDSFDEIEKKGIGYVKIGNA, encoded by the coding sequence ATGCCCAGACCGAACCCGCGTCACCCGAACTACCCGATCCCGAGCGGCCCGGTGCTGCGCGCAAAAGGCTGGCGGCAGGAGGCGTTGCTGCGCCTGCTGGAAAACGTGCTGTCGGTCGGCGAGGACCCGGACAATCTCATCGTCTATGCCGCGCTCGGCAAGGCGGCGCGCAACTGGGCGGCGCACAAAGCCATCGTCAAGGCGCTCACGGAGATGGACGAGGACCAGACGCTGGTCATCCAGTCCGGCAAGCCGGTCGGCCTGCTCAAGACCCATGCGAAGGCGCCGCTGGTCATCATGGCGAACTGCAACATCGTCGGGCAGTGGGCGAAGGCTGAGGTGTTCTACGAGCTCCAGCGCAAGGGGCTGATCTGCTGGGGCGGGCTGACGGCCGGTGCCTGGCAGTATATCGGCAGCCAGGGCGTCATCCAGGGCACCTATGAAATCTTCATGCGCATCGCGGAAAAGCGCTTCGATGGCAGCCTTGCCGGCCGCTTCATCCTGACCGCCGGCCTTGGCGGCATGGGTGGTGCGCAGCCGCTTGCCGGCCGTATGGCGGGCGCGGCGATCCTCTGCGTCGATATCGACCCGGCGCGCGCGGCGGCCCGCAAGGCCGTCGGCTATCTCGAACATGTCGCTCCGGACCTCGATACGGCGCTTTCGATGATCGATGAGGCGGTGAACGAAAAGCGCGCCACCTCGATCGGCCTTGTCGGCAACGCGGCGGAAATCTACCCGGAGATCGCCCGGCGCGGCATCGTGCCCGACATCGTCACCGACCAGACGTCGGCGCACGACCTCGTCTACGGCTACGTGCCGAAGGGCATGAGCCTCGATCAGGTGAAGGGCCTGCGCGACGACGGGCAGGGGCAGTTGATGGCGGCGAGCCGCGCCTCCATCGTCGAGCATGTCTCGGCCATGCTGGAGTTCCAGAAAAGGGGTTCGGAAGTCTTCGACAACGGCAACCTCATCCGCACCCAGGCGCGGGAAGGCGGCGTCGACAATGCCTTCGACATCCCGATCTTCACCGAGGCCTATCTGCGGCCGCTCTTCGCGCGCGCCATCGGCCCGTTCCGCTGGATGGCGCTGTCGGGCGAAGAGAGCGACATCGCCCGCATCGACGATCTCGTGCTGGAGATGTTCCCCGACAACCGCATCGTCACCAACTGGATCCGGCTTGCGCGCGAGAATGTGCCGTTCGAGGGCCTGCCGGCACGCATCGCCTGGCTCGGCCATGGCGAGCGCACGGCGCTGGCGCTGGCGGTCAACAAGCTGGTCGCGGCGGGCGAGCTGAACGGGCCGATCGCCTTTTCGCGCGACCATCTCGATGCCGGCGCGATGGCGCATCCCAACATCATGACGGAGCGCATGAAGGACGGCTCGGACGCCATCGCCGATTGGCCGCTGCTCGACGCCATGCTGCTTTCCTCCTCCATGGCCGATCTCGTCGTCGTCCATTCCGGCGGCGGCGGCTATGCAGGCTACATGACGAGCTGCGGCGTGACGCTGGTCGCCGACGGCACGGCTGACGGCGCGGAGCGGCTGGAGCACGCTCTGACGAACGACACGTCGCTCGGCGTCATCCGCTATGCGGATGCGGGCTACGAGGATTCGTTCGACGAGATCGAGAAGAAGGGCATCGGCTACGTGAAGATCGGCAATGCTTGA
- a CDS encoding DUF917 domain-containing protein gives MGRILKEKDVEAAVKGGSVYAAGGGGWADHGRMLGYAAVSIGKPELVSIDELSDDDWVATAAAIGAPASTTPWEMRGVDYVKAVELLQEALGEKVAALMVGQNGKSSTLNGWLPSAILGTKVLDAVGDMRAHPTGDMGSIGMAGSPEQMIQTAVGGNREENRYIELVVRGATAKVSPILRTASDMSGGFIASCRNPLRACYVRKNAALGGISLALKLGEAIIAAEGRGGSAIIDAIVETTGGSILSEGTITDKSVVYTKEAFDIGTVTLGTGDSATVLHVMNEYMAVESADGRRLATFPDVITTLSPEGEPLSVGQLEVGMKIFVLHVPKTIIPLASSVLDPTVYPSVEKAMGIELARYALGS, from the coding sequence ATGGGCCGGATTCTAAAGGAAAAAGACGTCGAGGCCGCGGTCAAGGGCGGCTCGGTCTATGCGGCCGGCGGCGGCGGCTGGGCGGACCATGGCCGCATGCTCGGCTATGCCGCGGTCTCTATCGGCAAGCCGGAGCTGGTCTCCATCGACGAGCTTTCCGATGACGACTGGGTGGCGACGGCGGCGGCCATCGGCGCGCCGGCCTCGACCACGCCCTGGGAAATGCGCGGCGTCGACTATGTGAAGGCGGTGGAGCTTCTGCAGGAGGCGCTGGGCGAGAAGGTCGCCGCGCTGATGGTGGGGCAGAACGGCAAGTCCTCGACGCTGAACGGCTGGCTGCCGTCGGCCATCCTCGGCACCAAGGTGCTGGATGCCGTCGGCGACATGCGCGCGCATCCGACCGGCGACATGGGTTCGATCGGCATGGCGGGCTCGCCCGAGCAGATGATCCAGACGGCCGTCGGCGGAAACCGCGAGGAGAACCGCTATATCGAGCTTGTGGTGCGCGGCGCGACCGCGAAGGTCTCGCCGATCCTGCGCACGGCGTCCGACATGTCCGGCGGCTTCATCGCCTCCTGCCGCAACCCGCTGCGCGCCTGCTATGTGCGCAAGAATGCGGCGCTCGGCGGCATCTCGCTCGCGTTGAAGCTCGGCGAGGCGATCATCGCGGCCGAGGGCAGGGGCGGTTCGGCGATCATCGACGCCATCGTCGAGACGACCGGCGGCTCGATCCTTTCCGAGGGCACGATCACCGACAAGTCGGTGGTCTATACCAAGGAAGCCTTCGACATCGGCACGGTGACGCTCGGCACGGGCGACAGCGCGACGGTGCTGCATGTCATGAACGAATATATGGCGGTGGAATCGGCAGACGGCAGGCGCCTTGCCACGTTCCCCGACGTCATCACCACGCTCTCGCCGGAGGGCGAACCGCTCAGCGTCGGCCAGCTCGAAGTCGGCATGAAGATCTTCGTGCTGCACGTCCCCAAGACGATCATTCCGCTCGCCTCCAGCGTGCTCGACCCGACGGTCTATCCGTCCGTGGAAAAGGCGATGGGGATCGAGCTGGCGCGGTATGCGCTTGGCAGCTAA
- a CDS encoding Zn-dependent hydrolase: MARASNLPVDPARIGDVIDGLAGLTEPGRPYTRRAFTAQFPAGRDFLRDRFQAAGLETRIDAAGNLVARRPGRKPGLGTIMLGSHSDTVPDGGRYDGIAGVAVALEVARALSDQGIELDHDLEVVDFLAEEVSIFGVSCIGSRGMAGVLPQEWLTRESGGLTLEQGIRDAGGDPARIAAEARKDIAAFLELHIEQGPVLETEKRDIGVVTAIAGITRIEIVVEGRADHAGTTPMGNRADALAAAARLVTGIEALAKSFSEGAGHFTATVGEFSIEPNAANVVPSRARLLIDARAEERTTMDVFAASVEQLAEQTARETGTVIAPPRRISDNMPTPGDALLLDVLDAACETAGASHRRMASGAGHDTAFMAKVTRAAMIFVPCLGGRSHAPEEFAETDDIALGAAVLLSAVIQLDGKLQKVIQEGA, encoded by the coding sequence ATGGCCCGCGCAAGCAACCTGCCGGTCGATCCCGCCCGTATCGGGGATGTGATCGACGGGCTCGCCGGGCTCACCGAGCCGGGCCGGCCCTATACGCGGCGTGCCTTCACCGCTCAATTCCCGGCGGGGCGGGATTTTCTCCGCGACAGGTTTCAGGCCGCGGGGCTCGAGACGCGCATCGACGCGGCGGGCAATCTCGTCGCCCGGCGGCCGGGCCGGAAGCCGGGCCTCGGCACGATCATGCTCGGCTCGCATTCCGACACAGTGCCGGACGGCGGTCGCTACGACGGCATTGCCGGCGTCGCGGTGGCGCTGGAGGTGGCGCGCGCGCTGTCGGACCAGGGCATCGAACTCGATCACGATCTCGAAGTGGTCGATTTCCTTGCTGAGGAAGTGTCGATCTTCGGCGTCTCCTGCATCGGCAGCCGCGGCATGGCCGGCGTTTTGCCGCAGGAATGGCTGACGCGCGAGAGCGGCGGCCTGACGCTGGAACAGGGCATTCGCGACGCGGGCGGCGATCCCGCGCGTATTGCCGCCGAGGCGCGCAAGGATATCGCGGCCTTCCTCGAACTGCATATCGAGCAGGGGCCGGTGCTGGAGACGGAAAAGCGCGACATCGGCGTTGTGACTGCAATCGCCGGGATCACGCGCATCGAGATCGTCGTCGAGGGCCGGGCCGATCATGCCGGCACGACGCCGATGGGAAATCGGGCCGATGCGCTCGCCGCCGCGGCGCGGCTGGTGACGGGCATCGAGGCGCTGGCGAAATCGTTTTCCGAAGGGGCGGGGCATTTCACCGCGACGGTGGGCGAGTTCTCCATCGAGCCGAACGCCGCCAATGTGGTTCCCTCCCGCGCGCGCCTGCTGATCGATGCGCGGGCGGAAGAGCGCACGACCATGGATGTCTTCGCCGCCTCCGTGGAGCAACTGGCGGAGCAGACCGCGCGCGAGACGGGAACCGTCATCGCGCCGCCGCGCCGCATCTCCGACAACATGCCGACGCCGGGTGATGCGCTGCTGCTCGACGTGCTGGACGCCGCCTGCGAGACGGCGGGCGCGAGTCACCGTCGTATGGCCTCCGGTGCCGGACACGACACGGCCTTCATGGCCAAGGTGACGCGGGCGGCGATGATCTTCGTGCCGTGCCTTGGCGGGCGCAGCCATGCGCCGGAAGAGTTCGCCGAGACGGACGACATCGCACTCGGCGCGGCGGTGCTTCTCAGCGCAGTGATTCAACTCGACGGAAAACTTCAAAAAGTGATTCAGGAGGGCGCCTGA
- a CDS encoding dihydroorotase, with amino-acid sequence MADFDLVLKGTVVLADRIVEGGHVVVRDGKVVHVGQGVMPAARERHDLSGALILPGAIDAQVHSLSQKNQEDFLWSTRSAAAGGVTTIVDMPYDEGNLVSSAEAVKRKVDHASPQARVDFALYGTVDPEEGPARIGEMVEAGVAAFKFSTFGTDPKRFPRIPAALLEDCFRAIAPTGLTAGVHNEDDEAVRAAIAKVKAAGITDYRAHGLSRPPLTELLASNQIYETGAQTGCPAHVVHCSLGRGYEIASAYRAQGFRATIECCIHYLTLDEENDVARLGGKAKINPPIRPRAEVEKLWRHVAEGNVTLVSTDHVSWSEDRKTNPDMLANASGVPGLEVMVPLFVKGALERGIPLTRAAELMTLNPARHFRLDHVKGALEVGKDADITVLTPEPYTYDAAESGHNVVGWSPYQGIRLPWRVSATWLRGKLAFDGKDVLAEPGTGAFVRPLPTLVCAGAR; translated from the coding sequence ATGGCCGATTTCGATCTCGTTCTCAAAGGCACAGTGGTCCTTGCGGACCGCATCGTCGAAGGCGGCCATGTCGTGGTTCGGGACGGCAAGGTGGTGCATGTCGGGCAGGGCGTGATGCCGGCCGCCAGGGAACGGCACGACCTTTCCGGCGCACTGATCCTGCCGGGCGCCATCGATGCGCAGGTCCATTCCCTGTCGCAGAAGAACCAGGAGGATTTCCTCTGGTCGACGCGCTCGGCCGCGGCCGGCGGCGTGACGACCATCGTCGACATGCCCTATGACGAGGGCAATCTCGTCTCATCGGCGGAAGCCGTGAAGCGCAAGGTCGACCACGCTTCGCCGCAGGCGCGCGTCGATTTCGCGCTCTACGGCACGGTCGACCCGGAGGAGGGGCCGGCGCGCATCGGCGAGATGGTCGAGGCGGGCGTCGCGGCCTTCAAGTTCTCCACCTTCGGCACGGACCCGAAGCGTTTTCCGCGCATTCCCGCCGCGCTGCTGGAGGATTGCTTCCGCGCCATCGCGCCGACCGGGCTGACGGCCGGCGTGCACAACGAGGACGACGAGGCGGTGCGCGCGGCGATAGCCAAGGTGAAGGCCGCCGGCATCACGGATTACCGCGCGCACGGCCTGTCGCGCCCGCCGCTGACGGAACTGCTCGCCTCCAACCAGATCTACGAGACGGGCGCGCAGACCGGGTGCCCGGCGCATGTGGTGCATTGCTCGCTCGGCCGTGGCTACGAGATCGCGAGCGCCTACCGGGCGCAGGGTTTTCGCGCGACCATCGAATGCTGCATCCACTACCTGACGCTCGACGAGGAGAACGACGTCGCGCGGCTCGGCGGCAAGGCGAAGATCAATCCGCCGATCCGCCCGCGCGCCGAGGTGGAAAAGCTCTGGCGGCATGTCGCCGAGGGCAATGTCACGCTGGTTTCCACCGACCATGTAAGCTGGTCGGAGGACCGCAAGACCAATCCGGACATGCTGGCCAATGCATCGGGCGTGCCGGGGCTGGAGGTCATGGTGCCGCTCTTCGTCAAGGGCGCGCTGGAGCGCGGCATTCCGCTGACGCGCGCCGCCGAGCTGATGACACTGAATCCCGCCCGCCACTTCCGGCTGGATCACGTCAAGGGCGCGCTGGAGGTCGGCAAGGATGCCGACATCACCGTGCTGACGCCTGAGCCCTACACCTACGACGCTGCGGAAAGCGGCCACAACGTCGTCGGCTGGTCGCCCTATCAGGGCATTCGCCTGCCGTGGCGCGTCTCGGCGACCTGGCTGCGCGGAAAGCTCGCTTTCGACGGCAAGGACGTGCTTGCCGAGCCGGGCACCGGCGCCTTCGTGCGGCCGTTGCCGACGCTCGTTTGCGCCGGTGCGCGCTGA
- a CDS encoding aromatic amino acid lyase yields MLASADMLYLTGQPLDFATLEAIGAGTRRAVACEIGMGRVDTARHVITDRLATGLPIYGANTGVGSMKDKLWTADDLLEFNNNLVKAHHFGTGEPFNLPIVRKAMAIRINTALGGYSGCSPELIDAFLALLEKDVVPVVRRHGSMGCADIGLMGQIAAVLTGEGEAWYGGERLPATEALKRAGLNPYRMQPRDALAALSVNAISHAAAANVVREAAKAIRNLMVTGVLSSLALGASADPWRVAARLSAHGEALAGTWFEAQAASGNWPKPSAIHDPLSLRMTAQVFGACLDTLMNAAERIVEATAQSDDNPVVLDNHVMASGGSLPLSTTLYVEAAQTGFAHLARNVLNRCVLLANGVRRNLPVNLVAPGEAATGFGPLLKLAVELYMRIQSLAVPISAQSIVVAGGLEEEATFLPLIVERMESQVRDLRQLAALEAMLSAQAIDLAGDNVEGVALVAYQRTRAISPFYRKDRPLSAEIEALDRDLASPEALAAFVAAAPMADFDAFFALKP; encoded by the coding sequence GACATGCTCTATCTCACCGGTCAACCGCTCGACTTCGCGACCCTCGAAGCGATCGGCGCGGGAACGCGGCGCGCCGTCGCCTGCGAGATCGGCATGGGGCGTGTCGATACGGCGCGCCATGTCATCACCGACCGCCTCGCCACCGGCCTGCCGATCTACGGCGCCAATACCGGCGTCGGCTCGATGAAGGACAAGCTCTGGACGGCGGACGACCTGCTCGAATTCAACAACAACCTCGTCAAGGCGCATCATTTCGGCACCGGCGAACCTTTCAACCTGCCGATCGTGCGCAAGGCGATGGCCATCCGCATCAACACCGCGCTCGGCGGCTATTCGGGCTGCAGCCCGGAGCTGATCGACGCCTTCCTGGCGCTGCTGGAAAAGGATGTCGTGCCGGTCGTGCGGCGCCATGGTTCGATGGGCTGCGCCGATATCGGCCTGATGGGGCAGATCGCGGCGGTGCTGACCGGCGAGGGCGAGGCGTGGTACGGCGGCGAACGCCTGCCGGCGACGGAAGCGCTGAAGCGCGCCGGCCTCAACCCCTACCGCATGCAGCCGCGCGACGCGCTGGCTGCGCTCAGCGTCAACGCCATCTCGCACGCCGCCGCCGCCAATGTGGTGCGCGAGGCGGCCAAGGCGATCCGCAACCTCATGGTGACGGGCGTGCTGTCCTCGCTGGCGCTCGGCGCCTCGGCCGATCCGTGGCGGGTCGCCGCGCGGCTCTCCGCCCATGGCGAGGCGCTGGCCGGCACCTGGTTCGAGGCACAGGCCGCCTCGGGCAATTGGCCCAAACCCTCGGCGATCCACGATCCGCTCAGCCTGCGCATGACCGCGCAGGTCTTCGGCGCCTGCCTCGACACGCTGATGAATGCGGCCGAGCGCATCGTCGAGGCGACGGCGCAGTCGGACGACAATCCGGTCGTGCTGGACAATCACGTCATGGCGTCCGGCGGCTCGCTGCCGCTGTCGACCACGCTCTATGTCGAGGCGGCACAGACCGGCTTTGCCCATCTCGCCCGCAACGTGCTGAACCGCTGCGTGCTGCTTGCCAACGGCGTTCGCCGCAACCTGCCGGTCAATCTCGTCGCGCCCGGCGAGGCGGCGACCGGCTTCGGGCCGCTCCTCAAGCTCGCCGTCGAGCTCTACATGCGCATCCAGTCGCTGGCCGTGCCGATCTCGGCGCAGTCCATCGTCGTCGCCGGCGGGCTGGAAGAGGAGGCGACCTTCCTGCCGCTCATCGTCGAGCGCATGGAAAGCCAGGTGCGGGACCTGCGCCAGCTCGCCGCGCTCGAAGCCATGCTGTCCGCACAGGCGATCGACCTGGCCGGCGACAATGTCGAGGGGGTAGCGCTTGTCGCCTACCAGCGCACGCGGGCGATCAGCCCGTTCTACCGCAAGGACCGGCCGCTTTCGGCCGAGATCGAGGCGCTCGACCGCGACCTTGCCAGCCCCGAGGCGCTTGCCGCCTTCGTCGCGGCCGCGCCCATGGCGGATTTCGACGCTTTCTTTGCCCTCAAGCCCTGA